Proteins from a genomic interval of Bdellovibrio sp. GT3:
- a CDS encoding FMN-binding glutamate synthase family protein: MRKDFYTAFAFVIVMNFIFYLYWPVGLFTLIFFVPFFLLGFRDIMQPRHAIKSNFPVFGHFRYLLESIRPEINQYFIESNTDGKPFNREQRSVVYQRSKKVLDTIPFGTQHDVYKQGYEFVTHSLYPKHVDRKSLRITIGGELCTQPYSMSLLNISAMSFGSLSTASILALNGGAKDGGFAHNTGEGGISPYHLQPDGDLIWQVGTGYFGCRTHDGDFDPELFKTNSRRPQVKMIELKLSQGAKPGHGGMLSGKKVTEEIARIRNVPIGKDVLSPPGHKAFSDAAGMLEFIAKLRDLSGGKPVGIKMCLGHRQEFQELVNLMRARNSYPDFIVVDGAEGGTGAAPLEFSNYIGTPGVDALVVVIDTLKAAGIKDKIKVIATGKITTAFDIVKLLCIGADATYAARSMMLALGCIQALRCNNNKCPTGVATQDPNLVKGLHVPTKRERVKNFHQETLESVAHMIGAMGISHHSDLNRSHLHKRVDENLIKTYAEIFNP, encoded by the coding sequence ATGAGAAAAGACTTTTACACGGCATTTGCTTTTGTGATCGTCATGAATTTCATATTTTATTTATATTGGCCTGTGGGACTTTTCACGCTGATATTTTTTGTACCATTCTTCTTACTTGGCTTTCGCGATATCATGCAACCTCGCCACGCCATCAAATCCAACTTCCCTGTCTTCGGACACTTTCGTTATCTTCTGGAATCCATCCGTCCCGAGATCAATCAATACTTCATTGAATCCAACACTGATGGAAAACCGTTCAATCGTGAACAACGCTCTGTCGTGTATCAACGTTCCAAAAAAGTTCTGGATACTATTCCGTTTGGAACCCAACACGATGTTTACAAACAAGGCTATGAATTCGTCACTCACTCTCTTTATCCCAAACACGTGGATCGCAAAAGTTTGCGCATCACGATTGGCGGCGAATTGTGTACACAGCCTTATTCCATGTCGTTATTAAATATTTCCGCAATGAGTTTTGGTTCCCTTTCCACAGCCAGCATCCTGGCCCTGAATGGTGGAGCTAAAGATGGTGGCTTCGCCCACAACACCGGCGAAGGCGGTATTTCGCCTTATCATTTGCAACCTGATGGTGATCTTATCTGGCAGGTCGGCACCGGTTACTTTGGCTGCCGCACTCACGATGGGGATTTTGATCCGGAGTTGTTTAAAACCAACTCTCGCCGTCCACAGGTAAAGATGATCGAACTAAAACTTTCCCAAGGTGCAAAGCCTGGCCACGGCGGTATGCTATCCGGAAAGAAAGTGACAGAGGAAATTGCTCGCATCCGTAACGTTCCGATTGGGAAAGATGTCTTGTCCCCTCCAGGCCACAAAGCTTTCTCGGATGCAGCCGGAATGCTGGAGTTCATTGCGAAACTGCGTGACCTTTCAGGTGGAAAACCTGTCGGAATCAAAATGTGCTTGGGTCATCGCCAGGAATTCCAGGAGCTTGTGAACCTTATGCGCGCCCGCAATTCATATCCCGACTTTATCGTCGTCGACGGCGCTGAAGGCGGAACCGGTGCCGCACCATTGGAGTTTTCAAATTATATCGGCACACCAGGCGTGGATGCTTTGGTGGTGGTCATTGATACATTGAAGGCCGCAGGCATTAAAGACAAAATCAAAGTCATCGCGACCGGAAAGATCACAACCGCTTTTGATATCGTGAAGCTTCTGTGCATCGGTGCTGACGCAACTTATGCTGCCCGCTCCATGATGCTGGCCCTGGGTTGTATTCAGGCGCTTCGTTGCAATAACAACAAATGTCCCACGGGGGTCGCTACTCAGGATCCAAATCTGGTTAAAGGCCTTCACGTTCCAACCAAACGTGAACGCGTTAAGAACTTCCATCAGGAAACGTTGGAATCTGTCGCTCATATGATCGGAGCCATGGGAATATCCCACCACAGCGATTTGAACCGCAGTCATCTGCACAAACGCGTGGATGAGAACCTGATTAAAACCTACGCTGAGATTTTTAATCCTTAA
- a CDS encoding transglycosylase domain-containing protein: MSSLKFILTFFFTASFAVTGALSLFTLVEYRRVSKALDTAMVIKPHPYVPFKDLPPSLIKIMNEVEYPQSALCNEWSAFQKLVSDTPSLHLDCKLSWELIEILMPPQGRGTFIKGVEDQMAFIRLHLNYSYDQILEQVINRHSFGNVEGRELGGFQNASTYYFKRNLNELSLEQVAGVVVVSRNPTYYHPVAENRMYQRSRTFLLNLIRPQGAPAY; the protein is encoded by the coding sequence ATGAGTTCACTGAAGTTCATTCTGACATTCTTTTTTACGGCCTCTTTTGCCGTTACAGGGGCTTTGTCTTTGTTTACCCTCGTTGAATATCGACGCGTGAGTAAAGCGCTTGATACGGCAATGGTGATTAAGCCTCATCCCTATGTGCCGTTTAAGGACCTGCCTCCTTCTTTGATTAAAATAATGAATGAGGTGGAGTACCCTCAGTCTGCACTGTGCAACGAATGGTCGGCCTTCCAGAAACTAGTCTCAGACACACCGTCGCTGCATTTGGATTGCAAACTTTCCTGGGAGTTGATTGAGATTTTGATGCCGCCCCAAGGTCGGGGGACTTTCATAAAGGGTGTTGAAGACCAAATGGCCTTCATACGTCTGCATCTTAACTACAGCTATGATCAGATTTTAGAGCAAGTTATCAACAGGCACTCATTTGGAAATGTGGAAGGGCGTGAGCTGGGTGGTTTTCAAAATGCCAGTACTTACTACTTCAAACGAAACTTAAACGAGCTAAGTCTCGAACAAGTTGCAGGTGTGGTTGTGGTCAGTCGTAATCCCACTTACTACCATCCAGTTGCGGAGAATCGAATGTATCAGCGGAGTCGGACCTTCTTATTGAACTTAATTCGTCCACAAGGTGCACCGGCGTACTAA
- a CDS encoding alpha/beta fold hydrolase translates to MKLNLAIGTVVVVAVAILSGCASGGKVEESKKPLVRSGYAEVNGLRMYYEIHGDKAGVPLVLLHGGGSSIDVTWAHIIPYFTPQRTVIAIDEQAHGRSGDRPGPVVFEQTADDVAALMKSLGVTKVDVMGFSNGATNTLQLTLRHPQLVRKMVHISSFTKRSGAAPGFFDYMKKATFADMPQSLKDAYLKINPDPAALRNMHDKDAARMRSFKDIPDGKIKSITSATLIVQGDQDVSTPEHAVALSRLIKVSRLMIVPGGHGDFLGETSMSAVVTKVPEYTAGFVNEFLGNP, encoded by the coding sequence ATGAAATTGAATTTGGCAATTGGAACTGTCGTCGTTGTCGCCGTTGCGATTCTGTCGGGATGTGCTTCAGGAGGTAAAGTGGAAGAGTCAAAGAAACCTCTGGTTCGATCGGGGTATGCCGAAGTCAACGGCCTGCGCATGTATTATGAGATTCACGGGGATAAAGCTGGTGTGCCGCTCGTATTGTTGCACGGTGGGGGCTCAAGCATTGATGTCACCTGGGCGCATATTATCCCGTATTTCACTCCGCAACGAACGGTTATTGCCATCGATGAACAGGCTCATGGGCGAAGCGGGGACCGACCGGGGCCCGTGGTATTTGAGCAAACAGCAGATGATGTCGCCGCGTTGATGAAGTCTCTTGGTGTTACCAAGGTGGATGTCATGGGTTTCAGCAACGGTGCGACCAATACCTTGCAGCTCACACTAAGGCACCCCCAGTTGGTTCGCAAAATGGTTCACATTTCTTCTTTTACCAAAAGAAGCGGAGCCGCTCCGGGCTTCTTCGACTATATGAAAAAAGCGACTTTTGCGGATATGCCGCAATCATTAAAGGACGCCTATTTGAAGATCAATCCGGATCCAGCGGCTCTTCGCAATATGCATGATAAGGATGCGGCACGGATGAGGTCTTTTAAGGATATTCCGGATGGCAAAATCAAATCCATCACCTCGGCAACGTTGATTGTTCAGGGAGATCAGGATGTTTCAACGCCGGAGCATGCAGTCGCCCTGTCCAGGCTAATTAAAGTTTCCAGGCTCATGATTGTACCAGGAGGGCACGGAGACTTCCTGGGGGAAACCTCTATGTCTGCAGTTGTCACCAAGGTTCCGGAATATACCGCAGGGTTTGTGAATGAATTTCTAGGTAATCCTTAG
- a CDS encoding HD domain-containing phosphohydrolase: MRSLDLVVVSADSQFVKRARTLADTFSFDFASFNDPDSFFEETEKYKSITCIILDCARIEKPNEAAGMVQVACQVAADSYIIAVVNSKLKPEDARIVKTSGASLVLMENEFFTTSKLEFVTTQVIRSSYIPIKVYDILPDTELDFPLHYMMPANKKFLKIAKPGSHIDESFLKKFSEMGELYLRRQDLNKWIEYCRSFDNQDELSALRRCRLQFLQMSQSFLELALMISDQSSAASFALGKELYGTCEKFAKELLSTLGVIKNPFEIINNSSVGDFGSLERAPAIASYAAVLSQNTAIGNPLEVMIAALLSDIGYLELSPSASAKLRTNDIKKMNAEELQEYQKHPIYSLNQCLSRKIPLNEAMKMMILQSHERTDQKGFPHRINPEKLSEESMLIRLCWDLDSKTQVRIGEPRPDIYKVIDRLSDAVTGESGNFSVGFTTKTSPTLRALHFKSESPNPLQ, encoded by the coding sequence ATGAGAAGTCTCGATTTAGTCGTGGTCTCAGCAGATTCTCAATTCGTCAAAAGAGCAAGAACTCTTGCTGATACATTCTCTTTTGATTTTGCAAGTTTCAACGATCCGGATTCCTTTTTCGAGGAAACTGAAAAATACAAATCCATCACCTGTATCATTCTGGATTGCGCAAGAATCGAGAAACCAAATGAAGCCGCGGGTATGGTGCAGGTTGCCTGTCAGGTCGCGGCTGACAGCTACATCATCGCGGTCGTAAACTCCAAACTTAAACCCGAAGACGCCCGCATTGTGAAAACATCCGGTGCCTCTTTGGTTCTGATGGAGAATGAGTTCTTCACCACAAGCAAGTTGGAGTTCGTAACGACCCAGGTTATTCGCTCTTCCTATATCCCCATTAAGGTCTATGATATTCTGCCCGACACCGAATTGGATTTCCCGCTTCACTATATGATGCCCGCCAACAAGAAATTTCTGAAGATTGCCAAACCCGGCAGTCATATCGACGAATCATTTCTTAAGAAGTTTTCTGAGATGGGAGAACTTTATCTTAGAAGACAGGATCTCAATAAATGGATCGAATACTGTCGCAGCTTCGACAACCAGGATGAACTGAGCGCTCTGCGCCGCTGTCGCCTGCAGTTTCTGCAGATGAGTCAGTCCTTTCTGGAGCTTGCGTTGATGATCAGCGATCAAAGCTCAGCGGCTTCCTTTGCCCTGGGCAAGGAACTTTATGGAACGTGCGAAAAGTTCGCCAAGGAGCTCTTGTCCACGTTAGGAGTGATCAAGAATCCCTTTGAAATCATCAACAACTCCTCCGTCGGTGATTTTGGCTCCCTGGAACGAGCCCCCGCTATTGCCTCTTACGCTGCGGTCCTCAGTCAAAACACCGCTATCGGCAATCCCTTGGAGGTCATGATTGCAGCCCTGCTGTCCGATATCGGCTATCTGGAGCTCTCCCCTTCAGCCTCTGCCAAACTGCGCACCAACGATATCAAAAAAATGAATGCCGAGGAATTGCAAGAGTACCAAAAACATCCCATTTATAGCTTAAATCAGTGCCTTTCCCGAAAGATCCCACTCAATGAGGCGATGAAAATGATGATCCTGCAAAGTCATGAACGGACAGACCAAAAGGGATTTCCTCACCGTATTAATCCTGAAAAGCTTTCGGAGGAATCCATGCTGATCAGACTCTGCTGGGATCTGGACTCCAAAACCCAGGTGCGAATTGGAGAACCCCGTCCTGACATCTATAAGGTGATTGATCGTCTTTCCGATGCGGTCACCGGTGAAAGTGGAAATTTTTCGGTGGGGTTTACAACAAAAACCTCTCCGACTCTTCGGGCATTGCATTTTAAATCAGAAAGCCCGAATCCGCTTCAATAA
- the msrB gene encoding peptide-methionine (R)-S-oxide reductase MsrB, translating to MRNQFWFTLVLGLLLSSVLFGADGDYKKLTDAELRKKLTPMQYQCTQQAATEKPFDNAYWDNKRAGIYVDIISGEPLFSSTDKYDSGTGWPSFTKAIDEDVVTARPDREMSVERTELRSKKADSHLGHLFDDGPKDKGGKRYCINSAALRFIPVEEMKSKGYERYLHLFSDSAKTKKK from the coding sequence ATGAGGAATCAGTTCTGGTTTACTCTCGTTTTGGGATTGCTTCTATCCAGCGTTCTGTTCGGCGCTGATGGAGACTATAAGAAGCTCACGGATGCGGAGCTTCGTAAGAAGCTGACGCCCATGCAGTACCAGTGCACGCAGCAAGCGGCGACAGAGAAGCCCTTTGATAATGCCTATTGGGATAACAAACGGGCCGGGATCTATGTGGACATAATAAGTGGAGAGCCGTTATTTAGTTCCACGGACAAGTATGATTCTGGGACCGGTTGGCCCAGCTTTACCAAAGCGATTGATGAAGATGTGGTGACGGCTCGGCCGGATCGAGAGATGTCGGTGGAACGAACAGAACTTCGTTCCAAAAAAGCAGATTCGCACTTGGGTCACTTGTTTGATGATGGACCGAAGGATAAAGGCGGGAAACGTTATTGTATCAACTCGGCGGCTCTTCGTTTCATTCCGGTTGAGGAGATGAAATCCAAAGGTTATGAACGCTATCTTCATCTTTTCTCAGATTCAGCCAAGACCAAGAAAAAGTAA